The proteins below are encoded in one region of Defluviitalea raffinosedens:
- a CDS encoding carbohydrate ABC transporter permease, producing MRLELRQPKINGPKKAVKDEKTRLLHRIKSNKLAYLMITPAVIGMIIIHLIPIVSGLCMSFLKLNQFTLRQFLKAPFIGLDNYRTVLFDPQSTIRSGFLNALRNTAIFGTACSVSVIVIALLLAILLNREFKFRGLARTLLMTPWVVPSFVVGMLWGFMWQNDGIINRVLVDILHILPTKPFWLTGPIVLVAIIIPTIWRQVPFVMLMLLAGLQQIPDEYYEAAEIDGANAWGRFRHVTLPLLRPVLSIQILNGILNYVYSFNIVAMMFGHGAGFPGEYGDLLMTNINRNSFQIWQFGTGAAATVIVMICVMILVALWYKVFQDDLVVND from the coding sequence ATGCGTTTAGAATTGCGGCAACCGAAAATAAATGGACCAAAAAAGGCAGTAAAAGATGAAAAGACAAGACTTCTGCACAGAATTAAAAGCAATAAATTAGCATATTTGATGATTACACCGGCTGTAATAGGGATGATCATCATACATTTAATACCTATTGTATCAGGTCTATGTATGTCCTTTCTGAAGCTCAATCAATTTACTTTAAGACAGTTTTTAAAAGCTCCGTTTATTGGTCTTGATAACTATAGAACAGTGTTATTTGATCCGCAAAGCACCATTCGTTCTGGTTTCCTCAATGCATTAAGAAATACAGCGATATTTGGAACTGCATGCAGTGTGAGTGTTATTGTGATAGCACTTTTACTTGCTATTCTGCTGAATCGGGAGTTTAAATTCCGTGGACTGGCAAGAACATTATTAATGACTCCCTGGGTTGTTCCTTCTTTTGTTGTAGGTATGTTGTGGGGATTTATGTGGCAGAATGATGGAATTATAAACAGAGTATTAGTGGATATATTACATATACTACCAACCAAACCTTTCTGGTTAACAGGACCAATAGTATTGGTTGCAATCATAATACCAACCATATGGAGACAAGTTCCTTTTGTAATGTTAATGCTGTTAGCAGGATTACAGCAAATCCCGGATGAATACTATGAGGCGGCTGAAATTGATGGAGCCAATGCCTGGGGCAGATTCCGCCATGTTACACTGCCTTTACTCAGGCCTGTTTTATCTATTCAAATTTTGAACGGTATTTTAAATTATGTTTATTCCTTTAACATCGTTGCAATGATGTTTGGCCATGGTGCGGGATTCCCTGGAGAATACGGGGATTTATTAATGACAAATATTAACAGAAACTCATTCCAGATATGGCAGTTTGGAACTGGTGCTGCTGCCACAGTGATTGTAATGATATGTGTTATGAT
- a CDS encoding sugar ABC transporter substrate-binding protein gives MKKALSIILATALLVSAFVGCGKKETSNQATNETGQQVTNNEQQAGNDSQTQNNGNSDVTKLTVWIMPNSGHAEEDFRDVLKPFLDQNPDIQVDVTVLDWGSAWTKITTAATSGEGPDITQLGTTQIAAVAAMGALEDLSGVYDRFGGEGAFVEATLPTTQILGQGDARYAVPWFIDTRALFYRKDICELAGINPETDFETWESFEKALGKLKGLKVDGKEVVPLIMPGKNDWNVIHNFAPWIWGAGGDFIAEDNKTCIINSPEAVEGIRFYSELATKGLMSMTHLEKNSAEVETIFNSGEAAMIFTGAYNISTLRREQPELAEKIGTAPMPAGPKGRYVFFGGSGLCVFKNSKNKEAAYRVLEYLASTDAQVAYQRYCGNLPTVKAAYETEFVSEEPLREAFKRQLQYGKAYPSVAGWGPSETVLQKGLSNVWDNVMGVYGQYDPARTQEFLDQIASECTVVYSQN, from the coding sequence ATGAAAAAAGCATTATCCATCATCCTTGCAACAGCACTTTTAGTGAGTGCCTTTGTAGGATGTGGAAAAAAAGAAACATCCAATCAAGCAACTAATGAAACAGGACAGCAAGTTACTAACAATGAACAGCAAGCAGGAAATGATTCGCAAACACAAAACAACGGAAACTCTGATGTAACAAAATTAACTGTGTGGATTATGCCTAACAGTGGGCATGCAGAAGAAGATTTTCGTGATGTATTGAAACCTTTCCTGGATCAAAATCCAGATATACAAGTAGATGTTACTGTATTAGACTGGGGTTCCGCATGGACTAAGATTACGACTGCTGCAACCAGTGGAGAAGGTCCAGATATTACTCAATTAGGTACAACGCAGATTGCCGCTGTAGCTGCTATGGGAGCTTTGGAGGATTTAAGCGGTGTATATGATCGTTTTGGCGGCGAAGGGGCTTTTGTTGAAGCAACGCTTCCAACAACTCAGATTTTAGGCCAGGGTGACGCAAGATACGCTGTACCATGGTTTATTGATACAAGAGCATTGTTCTACAGAAAAGATATTTGTGAACTAGCAGGAATTAATCCAGAGACTGATTTTGAAACATGGGAATCCTTTGAAAAAGCTTTGGGCAAGCTGAAAGGGTTAAAAGTAGATGGAAAAGAAGTAGTTCCACTTATTATGCCTGGTAAGAATGACTGGAACGTAATACATAACTTTGCACCATGGATTTGGGGCGCAGGCGGAGACTTCATTGCTGAAGACAACAAAACCTGTATCATCAATTCACCTGAAGCAGTTGAAGGTATCAGATTCTATTCTGAATTAGCTACCAAAGGTTTAATGAGTATGACACATCTCGAGAAAAACTCTGCAGAAGTTGAAACTATTTTTAACTCAGGAGAAGCAGCAATGATCTTTACTGGTGCTTACAATATCAGCACACTTCGTAGAGAACAGCCAGAACTGGCAGAAAAGATTGGTACAGCTCCAATGCCAGCTGGTCCAAAAGGAAGATATGTTTTCTTTGGCGGCAGTGGTTTGTGTGTGTTTAAGAATTCAAAGAACAAAGAAGCTGCATACCGTGTGCTTGAATATTTAGCATCAACAGATGCACAGGTGGCATATCAAAGATATTGCGGCAACTTGCCAACAGTAAAAGCAGCTTATGAAACAGAATTTGTTTCAGAAGAACCATTAAGAGAAGCATTCAAAAGACAATTACAATATGGTAAAGCATATCCATCTGTAGCAGGATGGGGACCATCAGAAACAGTTCTTCAAAAAGGTTTAAGTAATGTTTGGGACAACGTTATGGGTGTATACGGCCAATATGATCCGGCAAGAACACAAGAATTCTTAGATCAGATAGCAAGTGAATGTACAGTTGTTTACAGTCAGAATTAG
- a CDS encoding sensor histidine kinase, whose protein sequence is MNLWRKKLSKKEHNVTITNVLIGSYIRSMLFSLIIGIVLFVGITGMEMSYRRSLSNERILNIVTYIINDKLEDIRQFSDELVIDDELQSIFRKKSDLRSNLLSSFLMKRLAQLGEVSSIHVIWEDAVVSEFKSPVYGYDKYEVVRNLKLNFKGDYCWEIGTDHVNTDENTFYIIRNVKSKLDMKHLGYLVVYLDINQLQQDIKHYLGNEAEIIVQSAQGEIITFPGDLPVENVKKRVNILNRGENSWKYLSGKYSIKELTNINGIMLITSKQSIFSPNLEFAIIFMLIIIIDFTIIASKVLKKRVIGPLEEIAARAKEIAEKENLDMQFPQEEYYSEADDISNALNEMMTQIRGLLEDVKKKEKLQRQLELSVINHQIKPHFLYNTLNAASILVSVEEKEAARQLIMTLASYYRACLNHGNDIISLEGELNIIKDYVKIALIRNPNIAKLSYDIDESLLSLQIPKMTIQTLVENSIKYGIKSIGQPISISVSAKKVEDHAEIIVEDDGVGMSKDTIEKVMKGEELEVKSGFGLRSVLNRLALLYEIKDYSNIMNIQSEPNNYTKITLKLKL, encoded by the coding sequence ATGAATTTGTGGAGAAAAAAATTATCTAAAAAAGAGCATAATGTAACCATTACAAATGTATTAATAGGAAGCTATATCCGTTCAATGCTCTTTTCATTAATCATAGGGATTGTATTGTTTGTGGGCATAACAGGAATGGAAATGAGTTATAGACGTTCTCTGAGCAATGAACGGATTCTCAATATCGTAACCTACATTATTAATGATAAATTGGAAGATATAAGGCAATTTAGTGATGAACTTGTAATTGACGATGAACTGCAAAGTATTTTTAGAAAAAAATCAGACTTAAGAAGCAATTTATTGAGTAGTTTTCTTATGAAAAGGCTAGCTCAGTTAGGCGAGGTTTCTTCTATTCATGTTATATGGGAAGATGCTGTTGTGTCGGAATTTAAGTCTCCTGTTTATGGTTATGATAAATATGAAGTTGTAAGAAATTTGAAATTGAATTTTAAAGGAGATTATTGCTGGGAAATAGGAACGGACCATGTAAATACGGATGAAAATACATTTTACATCATCAGGAATGTAAAATCAAAGCTTGATATGAAGCATTTAGGGTATCTGGTGGTTTATCTGGACATCAATCAGCTACAACAGGATATAAAACATTATTTAGGAAATGAAGCAGAGATCATCGTTCAAAGTGCCCAGGGTGAAATCATTACTTTTCCTGGGGATTTGCCTGTTGAAAACGTCAAAAAAAGAGTAAATATCCTGAACAGAGGTGAAAACAGCTGGAAGTATTTATCAGGAAAATATAGCATAAAAGAATTGACAAATATCAACGGAATAATGCTTATAACTTCAAAACAGTCTATCTTTAGCCCCAATTTGGAATTTGCAATCATATTTATGCTTATTATTATAATAGATTTTACTATAATTGCTTCAAAAGTGTTGAAAAAAAGAGTCATAGGACCACTGGAAGAGATTGCTGCAAGAGCAAAAGAAATAGCCGAAAAAGAAAATTTGGACATGCAATTTCCTCAAGAAGAGTATTATTCTGAAGCGGACGATATTTCCAATGCCTTAAACGAAATGATGACTCAGATCAGAGGATTATTAGAAGATGTTAAGAAAAAAGAAAAATTGCAGCGGCAGCTGGAGTTATCCGTAATCAATCATCAAATCAAACCACATTTTTTGTATAACACTCTAAATGCTGCCAGTATTTTAGTTAGTGTTGAAGAGAAGGAGGCAGCAAGGCAACTGATCATGACCCTGGCAAGTTATTACCGGGCTTGTCTGAATCACGGCAATGATATTATTTCTTTAGAGGGTGAGCTTAATATTATAAAAGATTATGTTAAAATCGCTTTAATCAGAAACCCTAACATTGCCAAGTTAAGTTATGATATTGACGAAAGTTTATTGTCACTGCAAATTCCTAAAATGACAATACAGACACTGGTGGAGAATAGCATCAAATATGGAATTAAATCCATAGGGCAGCCGATTTCCATTTCAGTTTCAGCAAAAAAAGTCGAAGACCATGCAGAGATCATCGTAGAAGATGATGGGGTAGGAATGAGCAAAGATACAATAGAAAAAGTTATGAAAGGTGAAGAATTGGAAGTAAAATCTGGCTTTGGATTAAGATCTGTTTTGAATCGATTGGCACTGTTATATGAGATCAAAGATTACAGTAATATTATGAATATTCAATCTGAACCAAATAATTATACAAAAATTACATTAAAGTTAAAATTGTAA
- a CDS encoding response regulator transcription factor: MFNVQIVDDEPIVRIGLKKLIPWEEYGFKVVCEAQNGVEALEQLNEYKIDLVITDIEMPIMNGIDYIKKINERKVKPVVVILTAYAEFEYAKTAINYGVSGYILKPIVESQICETLQQVKKNLSITVDRKFNSELDNKLIDTVLLTDHSAFQILESVIEEENSYGENDLNYTCFRFFYILETIINHIKKKYINLDKLENLDIYLNLKNKQFITKEDLISEFKEEITRIFNILEKYYLIYKDNIVRQACNYVIDHIDEKISLTIVSNALGISKNYFCSLFKQETGENFLSYVTKMKMQRAKYLLKEKNMRIYEVCNYLGYVDTTYFTKLFKKYCGMTPQEYKKSECENYEFVEKKII; the protein is encoded by the coding sequence GTGTTTAATGTGCAGATCGTAGATGATGAACCTATCGTAAGAATTGGTTTAAAGAAACTTATACCCTGGGAAGAGTATGGGTTTAAAGTAGTTTGCGAGGCTCAAAATGGCGTTGAAGCTTTGGAACAACTCAATGAATACAAAATTGATCTTGTAATAACAGACATTGAAATGCCGATTATGAACGGTATAGATTATATTAAAAAAATCAATGAAAGAAAAGTAAAACCAGTTGTAGTCATTCTTACAGCTTATGCTGAATTTGAATATGCAAAGACAGCTATAAACTATGGGGTTTCAGGGTATATTTTAAAACCTATTGTTGAGAGCCAGATTTGTGAAACATTACAGCAGGTCAAAAAAAATCTTTCGATCACTGTGGACCGTAAATTTAATAGTGAATTGGATAATAAATTAATCGATACTGTATTGCTGACGGACCACAGCGCATTCCAAATCCTTGAATCTGTCATTGAAGAAGAAAATAGCTATGGTGAAAATGATCTGAATTATACTTGCTTCCGCTTTTTTTACATTCTTGAAACGATTATCAATCATATTAAAAAGAAATACATTAACTTAGATAAATTAGAAAATTTAGATATATATCTGAACTTGAAAAATAAACAATTTATAACGAAGGAAGATTTAATATCAGAATTTAAAGAGGAAATAACCAGGATTTTTAATATATTAGAGAAATATTACTTAATATATAAGGACAATATTGTACGACAGGCTTGCAACTATGTTATTGACCATATAGATGAAAAAATCAGTCTAACTATTGTAAGCAATGCATTAGGAATCAGTAAGAATTATTTCTGCAGTTTATTTAAACAGGAAACAGGAGAGAATTTCTTAAGCTACGTTACCAAAATGAAGATGCAGCGAGCCAAATATTTACTGAAAGAAAAGAATATGAGAATCTACGAAGTTTGCAACTATTTAGGATATGTTGACACTACTTACTTTACTAAATTATTTAAAAAGTACTGTGGCATGACACCACAAGAATATAAAAAATCTGAGTGTGAAAACTATGAATTTGTGGAGAAAAAAATTATCTAA
- a CDS encoding GH36-type glycosyl hydrolase domain-containing protein, whose product MAKVHARNMIDAAKLLAYDYFKDLLDSEKAYDYQFINLQFTNVIVIGSFTYKIPAISEISKNEIIGEFLNSLSKEESHFFQINWNEETIHYYVYSDGNVAKRALDKEIQILILQLLSDYETWAGYLDENGDHIMDLKKPSPGPHFSTNMLLGNRIGYPNPLQTTPKSVIDRFGGGSFRAHAATQVLATRWDMLQEENGFPANRQFYLVEDGKQIFYSANVTDQNIKSAKCRHSQNYTEIEYYTECGLKITRRIFILPQYEGLPVATEVQRITIKNQSDQVRKLRLVMTGMLGSPVPQAFMEDVVYSTIIMEAGVIQNENGDFLAYVPHYYPEPCQKDIRFMSGMFYEKGNKYCPEEIGTHYGEFIGNGNLHYPQGLKKLSNKLNTKGPGFIALGKEFEINSGEEVIADQYTGLISQFGDKVSYDIIYNQIQALHNKFSDKDVLETAFQEQMDWYRRYKSYLRIDSDNKLLNEYVNNNLPFQVLYQTFVSRSFDLTQKGYREIGFREIQDIYASMYYFIAMGKEQLVKELLAEWIEKVLEAGYCYHNFFWVGKEAGKWSDDGLWLIQAVYRYVQFTKDIKFLNELHLIPETGGKKRSVYDTLKAIIHYSSKISIGQHGLPLIDYADWNDCLKVDSDYLLGKDKENLTGPIDHYSESVMNAFLLKIAMLYMKELASQVNDQEYESELEKSINDLSNSLQLHGWKEDFYARVLFNRYGNEITYLGAKNDGFSNDENIDGTYFINSFSWSIISEEATESQIEIMVDRIERYLKKPFGFALMSPTDLSKISKVTATGEYFPGDRENGGIFKHASMMAAFAMIKAAKEVTNPELAERLRNMAYWMVDKVFPYHTLNDPYALCGNPRWCTQYINSNTGEHIGPTLSGTSTWLTLTLFEMLGIEYRGNKLLLNPMLAEEVEVMKFSIKYLDSHYSFSIHKPKGLYRIKDCKYTLIMDQQVLENNTVDLINDGKQHTIEMKFE is encoded by the coding sequence ATGGCCAAGGTACATGCAAGAAACATGATAGATGCTGCTAAATTATTAGCTTATGACTATTTTAAGGATCTGTTGGATTCAGAGAAAGCTTATGACTATCAGTTTATTAATTTACAGTTTACCAATGTAATTGTAATAGGAAGCTTTACTTATAAAATTCCGGCAATTAGTGAGATTTCTAAAAATGAGATCATTGGAGAATTCTTAAATTCCCTGTCCAAAGAAGAATCCCATTTCTTTCAAATAAATTGGAATGAAGAAACAATACATTATTATGTGTATTCTGATGGAAATGTTGCCAAAAGAGCATTAGATAAGGAAATTCAAATATTAATCCTGCAATTACTTTCAGATTATGAAACATGGGCTGGCTATCTTGATGAAAATGGGGACCATATTATGGATCTTAAAAAACCATCACCTGGACCTCATTTTTCTACGAATATGTTACTAGGAAACCGTATAGGATATCCTAACCCATTGCAAACGACTCCAAAATCAGTAATTGACCGATTTGGGGGAGGCAGTTTCAGAGCTCATGCGGCAACCCAGGTATTAGCAACAAGATGGGATATGTTACAGGAAGAGAACGGTTTTCCTGCCAACCGTCAATTCTATTTGGTTGAAGATGGAAAGCAGATTTTCTATTCTGCCAATGTCACCGATCAAAATATAAAATCAGCAAAGTGCAGACACTCCCAAAACTATACAGAGATCGAATATTATACAGAATGCGGATTGAAGATTACTAGAAGAATATTTATATTGCCTCAATACGAAGGACTGCCAGTGGCAACAGAAGTTCAGCGTATTACTATTAAAAATCAGTCCGATCAAGTAAGAAAATTAAGATTAGTTATGACTGGAATGCTGGGTTCACCAGTTCCTCAAGCATTTATGGAAGATGTAGTTTATTCTACAATCATCATGGAAGCAGGAGTTATACAGAATGAAAATGGGGACTTTTTAGCTTATGTGCCTCATTATTATCCTGAACCTTGTCAAAAAGATATACGATTCATGTCAGGAATGTTTTATGAAAAAGGAAATAAGTATTGTCCTGAAGAAATTGGAACCCATTATGGTGAATTTATTGGCAATGGTAATTTGCATTATCCTCAGGGATTAAAGAAATTATCCAATAAATTGAACACAAAGGGGCCTGGATTTATAGCATTGGGGAAAGAGTTTGAGATTAATTCTGGAGAAGAAGTTATTGCGGATCAGTATACAGGATTGATTTCTCAGTTCGGGGATAAAGTTTCATATGACATCATTTATAACCAAATTCAGGCGCTTCATAATAAATTTAGTGACAAAGATGTACTTGAAACAGCTTTTCAAGAACAGATGGACTGGTACAGGAGATACAAATCTTATTTAAGGATTGACTCAGATAATAAATTACTTAACGAGTATGTCAATAACAACTTGCCATTTCAGGTATTATATCAGACCTTTGTTTCAAGATCCTTTGATCTGACCCAGAAAGGTTACAGAGAAATTGGGTTCAGAGAGATCCAGGATATATATGCTTCCATGTATTATTTTATAGCTATGGGAAAAGAACAGCTCGTAAAAGAACTTTTGGCCGAATGGATTGAGAAAGTACTGGAAGCAGGATATTGTTATCATAATTTCTTCTGGGTTGGTAAAGAAGCTGGCAAATGGTCCGATGATGGATTATGGCTCATCCAGGCGGTATATCGATATGTTCAGTTTACTAAGGATATAAAATTCCTGAATGAATTACATCTTATCCCAGAAACAGGCGGGAAAAAACGAAGTGTTTACGATACCTTAAAAGCAATTATTCACTATTCCAGTAAAATATCCATAGGACAACACGGGTTGCCTTTAATTGATTATGCTGACTGGAATGATTGCTTAAAAGTGGACTCAGATTATTTATTGGGCAAGGATAAGGAGAATTTGACAGGCCCTATCGATCATTATTCAGAAAGTGTTATGAATGCTTTTCTGTTAAAAATAGCTATGCTTTATATGAAAGAACTGGCTTCACAAGTAAATGACCAGGAATATGAGTCAGAACTTGAAAAAAGCATTAATGATCTGAGCAATTCTCTTCAATTGCATGGCTGGAAAGAAGATTTTTATGCCCGGGTATTATTTAATCGCTATGGCAATGAAATCACTTATTTGGGTGCGAAAAACGATGGATTTTCCAATGATGAAAATATCGACGGAACATATTTTATTAATTCTTTCAGCTGGTCAATTATCTCAGAAGAAGCTACTGAATCTCAGATTGAAATTATGGTAGACCGAATTGAAAGATATTTAAAGAAACCTTTTGGATTTGCTCTCATGAGTCCTACAGATTTATCCAAGATATCAAAAGTTACAGCTACAGGGGAATATTTCCCGGGGGACAGGGAAAATGGAGGAATATTCAAACATGCGTCTATGATGGCTGCATTTGCTATGATTAAAGCAGCTAAGGAAGTGACGAATCCTGAATTAGCAGAGAGATTAAGAAATATGGCTTATTGGATGGTGGATAAAGTATTTCCTTATCATACATTGAATGATCCTTATGCACTTTGCGGTAATCCCAGATGGTGTACCCAATATATCAATAGCAATACCGGTGAGCATATAGGGCCTACGTTAAGCGGAACATCTACATGGCTCACTTTAACCCTGTTTGAAATGCTGGGCATAGAATATCGTGGTAACAAATTGCTTCTTAATCCTATGCTTGCAGAAGAAGTGGAGGTCATGAAATTTTCCATTAAATATTTGGACAGCCATTATTCCTTCAGTATTCATAAGCCCAAGGGGCTTTATCGTATAAAAGATTGTAAATACACTTTAATCATGGACCAACAAGTATTAGAAAATAATACAGTAGATTTAATAAATGATGGAAAACAGCATACCATCGAAATGAAGTTTGAATAA
- a CDS encoding methyl-accepting chemotaxis protein: MSGVTVGALNLNNQVGVYITLILPIAVSCIYFDKKLTLFATGVQIIITIVTNYPRITTNPFYSDDPIGNYIAVTAGQFIETFILAVIFIWIAKRTRNILNKLTNSEKQSLVYINQLQDIMNRSKNASETLSTSVKQLLQAIEQTTISNENINHNADYASIGCEQNLRYIENANTTVTNISVALESISTKTQTLSEISQDTSAATEENEKIINQAISYMEEIELSTKQNKNIINSLSLRSEEIGRITEIITGITEQTNLLALNAAIESARAGEHGKGFAVVAGEIKQLAEKSSTAAKDISNLISQIREDTTKSVNSIDQSSVTIKSGIDLVKNVGRSFEKLKKLQETSNQEIQEITKSSNQTSKYGREISEIISNTKSITSKSLNQIQSIASDTSVQSTVMQEILSSFNVIDHTADDLLNLSKSVSL, encoded by the coding sequence ATGTCTGGAGTGACTGTAGGCGCACTCAATCTAAACAACCAGGTAGGTGTTTACATAACGTTAATACTGCCTATTGCAGTAAGTTGCATTTATTTTGATAAAAAACTTACTCTGTTCGCAACAGGCGTACAGATTATCATTACTATTGTCACAAATTATCCTAGAATAACAACAAATCCGTTTTATTCTGATGATCCAATTGGAAATTATATCGCTGTTACAGCAGGTCAGTTCATTGAAACTTTCATCCTTGCCGTAATTTTCATATGGATCGCTAAAAGGACAAGAAACATCCTTAATAAATTAACAAATTCAGAAAAACAATCTCTGGTATACATCAATCAATTACAAGATATTATGAATCGTTCTAAGAATGCTTCGGAAACACTATCAACTTCTGTAAAACAACTTTTACAAGCAATCGAACAAACTACCATTTCAAATGAGAATATTAACCATAATGCTGATTACGCTTCTATCGGGTGCGAGCAGAATTTACGATACATAGAAAATGCCAATACTACTGTTACAAATATATCGGTTGCTCTTGAATCCATCTCAACTAAAACTCAGACATTATCTGAAATATCTCAAGATACATCTGCAGCAACAGAAGAAAACGAAAAGATCATTAATCAGGCAATCAGTTATATGGAAGAAATTGAATTGTCTACAAAGCAGAATAAAAACATCATAAATAGTTTAAGCCTTAGATCAGAAGAAATTGGAAGGATCACGGAAATTATTACAGGTATTACAGAACAGACCAATCTTCTGGCACTCAATGCCGCCATTGAATCCGCAAGAGCTGGCGAACATGGTAAAGGTTTTGCCGTAGTAGCTGGGGAAATTAAGCAACTAGCAGAAAAATCATCAACTGCAGCTAAAGATATTTCAAATCTCATAAGTCAGATACGAGAAGATACTACAAAGTCAGTAAATTCTATAGACCAAAGTTCTGTAACCATTAAATCAGGCATTGATTTAGTTAAAAATGTAGGAAGATCTTTTGAGAAATTAAAAAAACTACAAGAAACTTCTAATCAGGAAATTCAAGAAATTACAAAAAGCAGTAATCAAACCTCAAAATATGGACGTGAAATTTCCGAAATTATTTCCAATACAAAATCAATTACATCAAAGTCACTTAATCAAATTCAATCTATCGCTTCGGATACCTCCGTTCAATCAACTGTAATGCAAGAAATACTATCTTCGTTTAACGTAATTGATCATACTGCTGATGATTTACTAAATTTAAGTAAGAGTGTTAGCCTCTGA
- a CDS encoding VOC family protein encodes MLRSLMQVYVKGTIEAVNLYQKAFNAEILCLYPDDKGGYMHSELNVHGQVLAVSEITEKPIEGNNMQFCFHFGEGGEIHVKKAYEVLKDEAIIHVPIGPCDYSPCMFSLVDKFGVYWCLFV; translated from the coding sequence ATGTTAAGATCATTGATGCAAGTATATGTAAAAGGAACCATTGAAGCAGTGAATCTTTATCAAAAAGCTTTTAACGCTGAAATTCTTTGCTTATATCCTGATGATAAAGGTGGATATATGCACTCCGAGTTAAATGTTCATGGTCAGGTATTAGCTGTGTCTGAGATTACAGAAAAGCCAATCGAAGGAAATAACATGCAGTTTTGCTTTCATTTTGGGGAGGGAGGCGAAATTCATGTCAAAAAAGCTTATGAGGTGTTGAAAGACGAAGCAATTATTCACGTTCCTATTGGACCATGTGATTATAGCCCATGTATGTTCTCTCTAGTTGATAAGTTCGGGGTATATTGGTGTCTTTTTGTTTAA